In Alteromonas naphthalenivorans, one DNA window encodes the following:
- the add gene encoding adenosine deaminase has translation MQEFIQKMPKAELHVHIEGTLEPELSFALAQKNGVSLSAETPEQMIAAYNFHDLPSFLDIYYAGMSVLIEEEDFYALTMAYFEKAAAQHIVYVELFFDPQAHTSRGVAFDTVIEGIYRAQQDANTKLGVQSNLILCFLRDMSADSAMKHLLMAEPHLSKLIGVGLDSDEHNNPPSKFAEVFAKAREWGLKLTMHCDVNQHNTLEHIRQVLEDIDVDRIDHGVNILASDALCDLVKQKNIGLTICPVSNQFVVQSLTSTEIKTMLERGLMPTINSDDPSYFRAYLNKNLIALQQEGGFSQEELSTLVANSFKASWLTSTEKDQYLAGLNDYLAKCA, from the coding sequence ATGCAAGAATTCATACAAAAAATGCCAAAAGCCGAACTCCATGTTCATATTGAAGGCACATTAGAGCCTGAGCTAAGCTTTGCATTAGCACAGAAGAATGGCGTAAGCCTGAGTGCAGAAACCCCAGAGCAAATGATAGCCGCTTATAACTTTCATGATCTACCCTCTTTTTTAGATATTTATTACGCAGGGATGAGTGTATTAATTGAAGAAGAAGACTTTTACGCGCTTACCATGGCTTATTTTGAAAAAGCGGCGGCGCAGCACATTGTGTATGTGGAACTCTTTTTCGACCCACAAGCTCATACGTCCCGAGGCGTAGCATTCGATACTGTAATTGAAGGTATCTATCGCGCACAACAGGATGCTAATACCAAGCTAGGTGTACAAAGCAATCTTATACTGTGTTTCCTTCGTGATATGTCGGCCGACTCGGCTATGAAACACTTACTCATGGCTGAACCTCATTTGAGTAAACTTATTGGTGTGGGATTAGATTCAGATGAACACAATAACCCACCATCTAAATTTGCAGAGGTGTTTGCTAAAGCCCGTGAGTGGGGATTAAAACTCACTATGCATTGCGATGTTAACCAACACAATACCCTAGAGCACATTCGCCAAGTATTAGAAGATATCGATGTAGACAGAATAGATCACGGCGTAAATATTTTAGCATCAGACGCATTATGCGACTTAGTGAAACAAAAAAATATTGGCTTAACCATTTGCCCAGTGTCGAATCAATTCGTGGTGCAATCACTAACCTCAACCGAAATAAAAACCATGCTTGAACGTGGATTAATGCCAACGATTAATTCAGACGATCCTTCCTATTTTCGTGCATATTTAAATAAAAACCTTATTGCGCTGCAGCAAGAGGGTGGATTTAGTCAAGAGGAACTAAGTACGTTAGTGGCAAACAGCTTTAAAGCAAGCTGGCTAACATCTACCGAAAAAGATCAATATTTAGCTGGGCTTAATGATTATTTAGCTAAGTGCGCTTAA
- a CDS encoding DUF2058 domain-containing protein — MASLQEQLLKAGIADKGSAKQARAEKRKKNKQKTKNNQGVVDEATIAAQKAAEEKKARSRELNQLQQQEREKRSVIAQVKQLIDVNKQPRKGDTVLNFTHDNVVKRMYVSAEMHKQVTKGRLTVVILGDAYELVPTPVADKIAQRDDSFIIYRADLDTSDNDGKEEAQDDWYADYDIPDDLTW, encoded by the coding sequence ATGGCCTCGTTACAGGAACAGTTATTAAAAGCCGGCATAGCAGACAAAGGTTCTGCTAAGCAGGCGCGTGCTGAAAAGCGCAAAAAGAATAAGCAAAAGACAAAGAACAACCAGGGTGTGGTGGACGAAGCAACTATTGCTGCTCAGAAAGCCGCTGAAGAAAAGAAAGCCCGTTCACGTGAGTTGAATCAGTTGCAACAGCAAGAGCGTGAGAAGCGCTCTGTCATTGCACAGGTGAAGCAACTCATTGATGTGAATAAACAGCCGCGAAAAGGCGATACCGTACTGAATTTCACGCATGACAATGTAGTGAAGCGTATGTACGTGAGCGCTGAAATGCACAAGCAAGTGACTAAAGGCCGCTTAACCGTGGTGATTTTAGGTGATGCTTATGAGCTAGTGCCTACGCCTGTAGCGGATAAAATTGCGCAGCGTGACGATAGCTTTATTATTTACCGTGCCGACTTAGACACCAGCGACAATGACGGTAAAGAAGAAGCACAAGATGATTGGTATGCCGACTACGACATTCCAGATGATCTGACCTGGTAA
- the topA gene encoding type I DNA topoisomerase, producing the protein MAKSLVIVESPAKAKTINKYLGKDFIVKSSVGHVRDLPTKALGKVEPKKPAKELKTYSEEDKQEYLRRHEYLKLVDRMGVDPEQNWKAHYQVLQGKEKVVNELKRLAKDADTIYLATDLDREGEAIAWHLQELLGSKGKTYQRVVFNEITKNAIQEAFSDPGEVNVARVNAQQARRFLDRVVGFMVSPLLWKKIARGLSAGRVQSVAVRLVVDREREIKAFVPEEFWDIHADLTSEQKAALRMLVAKHEGKAFKPVNKAQADKALEDLNGAKYLVESRESKPTSSRPSAPFITSTLQQAASTRLGFGVKKTMMMAQRLYEAGYITYMRTDSTNLSQEALDNCRAYIDDNFGSQYLPESPNRYGSKEGAQEAHEAIRPSSVKVNAAHLGDMERDAQRLYELIWRQFVACQMTPAKYDATTIRVGAGNYELTAKGRVLKFDGWTRVQPQLRKKGEEELMLPDVQKGDVLNLNALDPKQHFTKPVARFNEASLVKELEKRGIGRPSTYASIISTIQDRGYVRLENKRFYAEKMGEIVNDRLMENFDDLMSFDFTANMEQQLDDIAEGNKDWKDVLNLFYSDFYGKLLNAEKAPEEGGMRLNQAIPAGITCDKCGREMNVRTASTGVFLGCSGYNLPPKERCTNTMNLTPGDEVVKVDDEEELETEALRAKKRCPICSTAMDSYLVDETRKLHVCGNTPTCEGTLVETGTFKIKGYDGPIIECDKCGSDMELKNGRFGKYFGCTNEECKNTRKLLRNGEAAPPKEDPVDLPELPCEKSDAHFVLRDGASGIFMAAHNFPKSRETRAPKVEELARFRDRISEKFYYLADAPQKDPEGNLAIVRYSRKTKQQYVMSENEAGKATGWSAWYNDGKWETQAASKPAAKTKAKAKKK; encoded by the coding sequence ATGGCAAAATCTCTAGTCATAGTCGAGTCGCCAGCCAAAGCGAAAACGATAAATAAATATCTTGGTAAAGATTTTATCGTAAAAAGTTCTGTCGGCCATGTTCGCGATCTGCCTACGAAGGCATTGGGCAAAGTTGAGCCCAAAAAGCCAGCGAAAGAACTCAAAACTTATAGCGAAGAAGACAAGCAAGAATATCTTCGCAGACATGAATATTTAAAACTTGTTGACCGCATGGGTGTAGACCCAGAACAAAACTGGAAAGCCCACTATCAGGTTTTACAGGGTAAAGAAAAAGTGGTTAACGAGCTTAAACGCTTGGCCAAAGACGCTGACACTATTTATCTCGCAACGGATTTGGATAGAGAAGGGGAGGCTATTGCGTGGCACTTACAAGAGTTGCTGGGCAGTAAAGGCAAAACCTATCAGCGTGTGGTGTTTAACGAAATTACTAAAAATGCCATTCAAGAAGCCTTCTCAGACCCAGGTGAAGTGAACGTTGCTCGCGTAAATGCACAGCAAGCAAGACGTTTCCTCGACCGCGTTGTGGGCTTCATGGTATCGCCGCTACTTTGGAAAAAGATAGCACGTGGTTTATCTGCTGGCCGAGTTCAATCGGTAGCTGTACGTCTAGTCGTTGACCGTGAACGTGAGATTAAAGCGTTTGTTCCAGAAGAGTTTTGGGATATTCATGCAGACTTAACCAGTGAGCAAAAAGCGGCGCTGCGTATGTTGGTAGCCAAGCATGAAGGTAAAGCGTTTAAACCGGTTAATAAAGCGCAAGCAGACAAAGCATTAGAAGATTTAAATGGCGCTAAGTACTTAGTTGAAAGCCGTGAATCTAAGCCTACGTCTAGCCGACCTTCAGCACCGTTTATTACCTCAACGTTGCAGCAAGCCGCGAGTACCCGTTTAGGTTTTGGTGTTAAGAAAACCATGATGATGGCGCAGCGCTTGTATGAAGCGGGTTACATCACTTATATGCGTACTGACTCAACAAACTTGAGCCAAGAAGCACTGGATAATTGCCGCGCCTATATCGATGATAATTTTGGTAGCCAATACCTACCAGAATCGCCTAATCGTTATGGTAGCAAAGAAGGCGCACAAGAAGCGCACGAAGCGATTCGTCCTTCAAGTGTTAAGGTAAATGCTGCGCATTTAGGTGATATGGAGCGTGACGCTCAACGCCTTTACGAGCTTATTTGGCGCCAGTTTGTAGCGTGTCAAATGACGCCGGCTAAATACGATGCCACCACTATTAGAGTGGGTGCAGGTAATTACGAGTTAACGGCGAAAGGTCGTGTGTTGAAGTTTGACGGCTGGACACGTGTTCAACCACAGCTTCGCAAAAAAGGTGAAGAAGAGTTAATGCTGCCTGATGTTCAAAAAGGTGATGTATTAAACTTAAATGCGCTTGATCCCAAGCAGCACTTTACCAAACCAGTGGCGCGTTTTAACGAAGCGTCTTTGGTAAAAGAATTAGAAAAACGCGGCATTGGCCGACCTTCTACATACGCAAGTATCATTTCTACCATTCAAGATCGCGGTTACGTTCGCCTTGAAAATAAGCGTTTTTATGCTGAAAAAATGGGTGAAATCGTTAACGACCGTTTGATGGAAAACTTTGATGACCTAATGAGTTTCGACTTCACCGCCAACATGGAGCAACAGCTTGATGATATAGCGGAAGGTAACAAAGATTGGAAAGACGTACTTAACCTTTTCTACAGCGATTTTTATGGCAAGTTGCTTAATGCCGAGAAAGCCCCTGAAGAAGGCGGAATGCGCCTTAATCAAGCTATTCCTGCTGGCATTACGTGTGACAAATGCGGACGTGAAATGAACGTGCGTACGGCGTCTACCGGTGTATTCCTTGGATGCTCTGGTTATAACTTACCGCCAAAAGAACGCTGCACTAACACCATGAACCTGACACCAGGTGATGAAGTGGTGAAAGTAGATGACGAAGAAGAGTTAGAAACCGAAGCGTTACGTGCTAAGAAGCGTTGTCCTATATGCAGTACTGCTATGGACAGCTACTTAGTGGACGAAACCCGTAAGTTGCATGTGTGTGGTAATACACCAACCTGCGAAGGTACCTTAGTGGAAACCGGTACGTTCAAGATCAAAGGTTACGATGGTCCCATTATCGAATGTGATAAGTGTGGCAGTGACATGGAGCTGAAAAACGGTCGCTTTGGTAAATACTTCGGTTGTACCAATGAAGAATGTAAGAATACGCGTAAGTTGTTACGTAACGGTGAGGCTGCGCCACCTAAAGAAGATCCGGTAGATTTACCAGAACTTCCTTGTGAAAAATCGGATGCGCACTTTGTATTACGTGATGGTGCTTCGGGTATTTTCATGGCGGCGCATAACTTCCCTAAATCTCGGGAAACGCGTGCACCAAAAGTGGAAGAGCTGGCGCGCTTTAGAGATAGAATTTCTGAAAAATTCTATTATCTGGCCGATGCACCGCAAAAAGATCCGGAAGGTAACCTTGCTATCGTTCGCTACAGTCGTAAGACCAAGCAGCAATATGTGATGTCGGAAAATGAAGCGGGTAAAGCTACGGGTTGGTCTGCATGGTATAACGACGGTAAGTGGGAAACACAAGCCGCCAGTAAACCTGCTGCTAAAACCAAAGCGAAAGCCAAAAAGAAATAA
- the astB gene encoding N-succinylarginine dihydrolase, whose protein sequence is MKQFEVNFDGLVGPTHNYAGLSFGNVASLNNANAVSSPKQAAKQGLLKMKALSDMGMMQGVLAPQERPDIAALRRLGFSGSDARVLESAAKQSREIFLACCSASSMWTANAATVSPSADTADGRVHFTPANLTNKFHRSLEPQVTGNILKATFANEKHFAHHLHLPDNEHFGDEGAANHTRLCSDYSHAGVELFVYGRHAFDPSKPAPTKFPARQTLEACQAVARLHGLSEEGVVYMQQNPDVIDQGVFHNDVIAVGNQNVLFYHDQAFYKKDAGLKELQTKFGDSPLHLIEVPTDEVSVQDAIKTYLFNTQIITLPSGDMTIIAPTDCEENDAVKRYLDKLVTLGTPIKSVNYFDVKQSMRNGGGPACLRLRVAMNDQELDAVNPSTLINDMQFARLNKWVDKHYRDVLAEDDLRDPQLLIESRTALDELTQLLKLGSVYPFQQD, encoded by the coding sequence ATGAAGCAATTTGAAGTTAACTTTGATGGGCTTGTTGGCCCAACCCACAACTACGCCGGACTCTCGTTTGGTAATGTTGCTTCTCTGAACAATGCCAATGCAGTTAGCAGCCCTAAGCAAGCAGCTAAACAAGGTTTACTAAAAATGAAAGCCTTGTCTGACATGGGCATGATGCAAGGTGTACTTGCCCCTCAAGAACGCCCAGACATAGCAGCATTACGTCGACTCGGCTTTTCTGGTTCAGATGCCAGAGTGCTAGAAAGCGCTGCAAAGCAATCTAGAGAGATTTTCTTAGCATGTTGCTCTGCATCAAGCATGTGGACAGCAAACGCCGCCACAGTCTCTCCAAGCGCTGATACGGCCGATGGTCGCGTGCATTTTACACCTGCAAACTTAACAAACAAGTTTCATCGTTCGTTAGAGCCGCAAGTGACGGGTAATATTTTAAAAGCAACCTTCGCAAACGAAAAGCACTTTGCCCACCACTTACATTTACCAGATAACGAACATTTCGGTGACGAAGGCGCAGCAAATCATACTCGCTTGTGTTCCGATTACAGCCACGCTGGAGTAGAGCTTTTTGTATATGGCCGTCACGCTTTCGACCCCAGTAAACCCGCCCCCACTAAATTCCCTGCCCGCCAAACACTAGAAGCATGCCAAGCTGTTGCTCGCTTGCATGGGTTAAGCGAAGAAGGCGTGGTGTACATGCAGCAAAACCCTGATGTTATCGACCAAGGGGTTTTCCATAACGATGTGATTGCCGTGGGCAACCAAAACGTACTGTTCTACCACGACCAAGCCTTTTATAAAAAAGACGCCGGGCTAAAAGAACTACAAACCAAGTTTGGTGATTCCCCCCTTCATCTTATTGAAGTGCCTACTGATGAAGTGTCAGTACAAGATGCAATTAAAACGTATCTTTTCAATACCCAAATCATCACCCTACCTAGCGGTGACATGACGATTATTGCGCCAACAGACTGTGAAGAAAACGATGCGGTTAAGCGTTATTTAGACAAACTAGTTACTTTGGGCACGCCGATAAAATCGGTGAACTATTTTGATGTAAAGCAAAGTATGCGAAATGGTGGCGGCCCTGCGTGCTTGCGTTTACGTGTAGCCATGAACGACCAAGAGCTTGATGCGGTAAATCCATCGACTTTAATTAACGACATGCAATTTGCGCGTCTTAACAAATGGGTAGATAAACACTACCGTGATGTACTCGCTGAAGATGATTTACGCGATCCGCAGTTACTGATTGAATCACGTACTGCACTGGATGAACTTACTCAGCTATTAAAGCTTGGTTCTGTATATCCATTTCAACAAGATTAG
- a CDS encoding Ig-like domain-containing protein, with protein sequence MRQITRVLSKTLWLFSTIFILAACGGGDSVSRDDSDGSDDGGDSSATVNVVLTVQNASGETDRNLTADNSLTVIATVTDTEGVAQADQLVTFALSNTDLAVFGNDTGTARTDVSGVARITINASTASGDGEITGSLSSGETGSTTFSAVGSATVDPATTVSLALQNAAGESDSDLSSENSLTAVATVLNSEGEPQEDLIVTFTLSNDELAVFGNDTGTARTNESGIASISLAVGTASGDGELTATLSTLESDTTTFSSTGSVTVSEDPASLQLYASAVQLASSGSDDIELIALIKNEQSVLMEGVEVNFSASNEAGVELQLTQSTTTADGTARALVSTQNDASNRTVTLTAQTGALVETVDILITGTEVTINGANSVILNDTAEYTLRVQDSDGVAIVNQTILLEAANGSLSETSVNTGADGQATITYTATTSGEDTITASSLNASVEFELEVQQDEFSFVVLPDEEISLNEAATISVQWLQDGSPAVGNNVIFSASRGAIIGAALVTTDAEGIASISIESDNAGFASITATGTESGNESTVNAVAQVEFIAVEPFTLIADATPDLIGPDGQTSTITAVVRDPSGNLVKNTVVNFNVDDVSTGSISPSQSTTDSSGIASTVFTSGAPSSEDAVIIRASVASDETITDEVYMTVGDRAFDISIGTGNEIEEPDSTTYLKRFAVFVSDSAGQPVSGVELTASGTPVKRVLGGTYLKGYWYWDEDESIYKPDVTIECDNEDINGNGILDVGEDTNDDEFLTPGIVGTLSFAETNITDENGQAELEYRYPANYGFWYDIVITIFGQSTGSEASQDHYYRLGVSSDDLTNEGAGLPANPFGSEANCSTIN encoded by the coding sequence ATGCGACAAATTACGCGCGTCTTGTCTAAGACACTCTGGCTATTTAGTACAATTTTCATACTAGCAGCATGTGGCGGAGGCGATTCAGTCTCTAGAGATGATAGCGATGGCTCCGATGATGGTGGTGATTCCTCCGCTACTGTTAATGTTGTATTAACCGTTCAAAACGCCAGCGGCGAAACCGACCGCAACCTAACCGCCGACAATTCTCTTACCGTTATTGCCACTGTTACCGATACCGAGGGCGTCGCCCAAGCCGACCAACTTGTCACGTTTGCATTAAGTAATACCGACCTTGCGGTGTTCGGAAACGACACCGGTACAGCGCGAACTGACGTGAGCGGGGTAGCAAGAATTACCATTAATGCCAGCACTGCCTCAGGTGATGGTGAGATAACAGGTAGCTTGAGCAGCGGTGAAACTGGCTCTACTACTTTTTCGGCAGTAGGTAGCGCAACGGTTGACCCAGCAACCACGGTATCGTTGGCATTGCAAAATGCCGCAGGTGAATCAGACAGTGACTTGTCTTCAGAAAATAGCTTAACCGCAGTTGCTACGGTATTGAACAGTGAAGGTGAGCCACAAGAAGACTTAATTGTTACCTTCACACTAAGCAATGACGAATTAGCTGTTTTTGGAAATGATACAGGGACTGCCCGTACTAACGAGAGCGGTATTGCGAGTATCAGCTTAGCAGTTGGCACTGCATCGGGAGATGGGGAATTAACAGCGACACTTTCAACCCTTGAAAGTGACACGACTACCTTCAGTTCTACTGGAAGTGTTACCGTTAGCGAAGACCCCGCATCTCTACAATTATATGCAAGTGCGGTTCAGTTGGCCTCTAGTGGCTCTGACGATATCGAACTTATCGCATTAATTAAAAACGAACAAAGCGTGTTGATGGAAGGTGTTGAGGTTAACTTTTCTGCTAGCAATGAAGCCGGTGTCGAATTGCAATTAACCCAATCTACCACCACCGCCGATGGTACTGCCAGAGCGTTAGTGTCTACTCAGAATGATGCGTCGAATCGTACGGTAACGCTAACGGCTCAAACCGGCGCATTAGTTGAAACCGTTGATATTTTGATCACCGGCACCGAAGTGACTATTAATGGTGCAAATTCAGTCATATTGAATGACACCGCCGAATATACGTTGCGTGTTCAAGATTCTGATGGGGTAGCCATTGTTAATCAAACTATCCTATTAGAAGCAGCGAATGGCTCTTTAAGTGAAACCTCGGTTAATACGGGGGCTGATGGTCAAGCGACTATTACTTACACAGCAACTACTTCGGGTGAAGATACGATCACTGCTTCGTCACTTAATGCCTCTGTAGAATTTGAATTAGAGGTTCAACAAGACGAATTTAGTTTTGTGGTACTGCCAGATGAAGAAATATCATTGAATGAAGCGGCCACCATCAGTGTTCAATGGCTACAAGATGGCAGCCCTGCTGTGGGTAATAACGTGATATTTAGTGCTTCTCGCGGAGCGATTATTGGCGCAGCGCTTGTCACCACCGATGCTGAAGGTATTGCCTCTATCTCAATAGAGTCTGACAACGCCGGTTTTGCTTCCATTACTGCCACAGGTACTGAGTCTGGTAATGAGTCTACGGTGAATGCGGTTGCGCAAGTAGAGTTTATTGCGGTTGAACCGTTTACCTTGATAGCTGATGCTACACCTGACCTGATTGGCCCTGATGGGCAAACCAGTACTATTACCGCAGTGGTTAGAGACCCTTCAGGTAACCTAGTTAAAAATACCGTGGTTAACTTCAACGTTGATGATGTATCTACTGGTTCTATTTCACCTTCTCAATCTACTACCGACAGCAGCGGTATAGCGTCTACGGTATTTACCTCAGGTGCGCCTTCAAGTGAAGATGCTGTGATTATTCGCGCTTCTGTAGCAAGCGATGAAACGATTACTGACGAAGTGTATATGACCGTAGGGGATAGAGCATTTGATATCTCAATTGGTACTGGCAATGAAATTGAAGAGCCTGACTCAACCACTTACCTAAAACGCTTTGCTGTGTTTGTGTCTGATTCAGCCGGCCAGCCTGTTAGTGGCGTTGAGTTAACAGCTTCAGGTACGCCTGTTAAGCGTGTTTTAGGAGGAACATATTTAAAAGGGTACTGGTATTGGGATGAAGACGAGTCTATTTATAAGCCTGACGTAACAATCGAATGTGATAATGAAGACATCAATGGCAATGGTATTCTTGATGTTGGAGAAGATACAAATGATGATGAATTCTTAACACCAGGTATAGTTGGAACATTGTCGTTTGCAGAGACGAATATAACGGATGAAAATGGACAAGCTGAGCTAGAGTATCGTTATCCGGCAAATTACGGTTTTTGGTACGATATAGTTATTACGATTTTCGGTCAATCGACAGGGAGTGAGGCTAGCCAAGATCATTATTATCGATTAGGCGTTTCTTCAGACGACTTAACCAATGAAGGGGCAGGTCTACCTGCGAACCCATTTGGATCTGAAGCTAATTGCAGTACTATTAATTAA
- a CDS encoding dicarboxylate/amino acid:cation symporter, whose product MSQSAHKFSLTTRIFIGMIAGIVIGVLLQLLFDDSGDFTFSVFGFQFSAYSIFVDGIFSTLGQIFIASLKMLVVPLVFVSLICGTSTLSDPSKLGRLGAKSVGLYVVTTAIAITLAMSMALLISPGEGLNLTTETSFEAKTAPSLGDVIVNMFPSNPINSMAQGNMLQIIVFAVLFGISMAMTGEAGKRVSAFFEDINTVIMRLVTIIMNLAPYGVFVLMAKLFSTIGGDTIFSLAKYFFLVFGVLIIHGLVTYSILLKLLSGLSPVVLLKKMRDAALFAFSTSSSSATLPVTMETARNKLGINNSVASFTLPLGATINMDGTAIMQGVATVFIAQVYGVDLSLGDYMMVVLTATLASIGTAGVPGVGLIMLAMVLQQVNLPVEGIALIIGVDRLLDMTRTAVNITGDCMVSCVVAKSEGGLDEDIYYNEHAGEKEEDVNFSEFDKNA is encoded by the coding sequence ATGTCTCAATCTGCACATAAATTTAGTTTAACCACCAGAATCTTTATCGGCATGATTGCCGGTATCGTGATAGGTGTGCTTCTTCAACTATTGTTCGATGATAGCGGAGATTTCACGTTTTCGGTATTTGGTTTCCAGTTCTCTGCGTATAGCATTTTTGTAGATGGTATATTTTCTACCCTTGGGCAGATTTTTATCGCTAGTTTAAAGATGTTGGTGGTACCACTAGTATTTGTTTCGCTTATATGCGGTACCAGTACCCTGTCCGACCCTAGTAAATTAGGTCGGTTAGGCGCTAAGTCTGTTGGTCTTTATGTTGTCACGACTGCAATAGCAATCACACTGGCTATGAGTATGGCTTTACTTATTTCGCCAGGAGAAGGGTTAAATCTAACCACTGAAACGTCATTTGAAGCGAAAACTGCACCAAGTTTGGGTGACGTTATCGTTAATATGTTTCCAAGTAACCCTATTAACTCGATGGCGCAAGGCAACATGCTTCAAATCATCGTGTTTGCAGTGTTATTCGGTATTTCTATGGCGATGACTGGCGAAGCAGGCAAACGCGTCAGTGCGTTTTTTGAAGACATCAACACGGTTATCATGCGCCTTGTCACCATCATCATGAATCTTGCGCCTTACGGCGTGTTTGTATTGATGGCTAAACTGTTCTCTACCATTGGTGGCGACACTATCTTTAGCTTGGCCAAATACTTCTTCTTAGTATTTGGCGTGCTTATCATCCATGGTTTAGTGACCTATTCAATATTGCTTAAACTTTTAAGCGGCTTGAGCCCCGTTGTTCTACTAAAGAAAATGCGCGATGCAGCTTTATTTGCATTTAGTACTTCAAGCAGTAGCGCTACGCTGCCAGTCACCATGGAAACGGCGCGAAATAAATTGGGTATTAACAATTCAGTCGCGTCTTTTACCCTTCCTTTAGGTGCAACCATCAATATGGATGGCACCGCTATTATGCAGGGTGTGGCTACCGTATTTATCGCTCAAGTTTATGGTGTTGATTTGAGTTTGGGCGACTACATGATGGTGGTGTTAACCGCTACCCTAGCTTCTATCGGTACGGCGGGTGTGCCAGGTGTGGGCTTAATCATGCTAGCCATGGTACTACAGCAAGTTAACCTGCCAGTTGAAGGTATCGCCCTGATTATTGGTGTCGACCGCTTACTTGATATGACCCGTACTGCAGTTAACATTACAGGTGACTGTATGGTGTCGTGTGTTGTTGCGAAAAGCGAAGGTGGGCTTGATGAAGATATTTATTACAATGAACATGCTGGTGAAAAAGAAGAAGATGTGAATTTTAGCGAGTTTGACAAGAACGCTTAA
- a CDS encoding lipoprotein-releasing ABC transporter permease subunit, whose protein sequence is MALAWQLAKRFRRAKVQNRFISFISMSSTVGIGLGCFVLITLLSVMNGFERELTQRILTVIPHGELYSTDKTGIENLDAQLYRLNQDPRIAKVEPYTPLTGMLQFKGELKAISLTGIAADAQNTFSRQVTDEHWQNFALNSDSVLIGQGIANKLDIEVDDTVQALIPVTTKDLRFSAPTSITLTVAGFMHVGGELDNQLGLMHLAKATAAAGIEGQALGMRFTLHDPFSAYITMRDIGYSYPQAVYMSDWTRTQGHLYNDIQLVRTVVYIALVLVIAVACFNIVSSLVMAVREKQPAIAILKTMGATDTLIRRTFMFQGVLNGLIGIVVGVTLAIIIAPNLSTIVKFLEGVFGVEVLSGDIYFIDFLPSALMWQDVVVTCVVAIIMSVLATWYPAHKATKVSPSQSLH, encoded by the coding sequence GTGGCGTTGGCATGGCAACTTGCTAAACGATTTCGTCGAGCCAAAGTTCAAAATCGCTTTATCTCATTTATTTCGATGTCGTCTACCGTAGGTATAGGCCTTGGTTGTTTCGTGTTAATTACCTTGTTAAGTGTAATGAATGGTTTTGAGCGAGAGCTAACGCAGCGAATTTTAACCGTTATTCCTCACGGCGAGTTATATAGCACCGACAAGACCGGTATTGAGAACTTAGATGCGCAGCTTTACCGCCTGAACCAAGACCCCAGAATTGCCAAGGTTGAACCTTACACCCCACTTACCGGCATGTTGCAATTCAAAGGTGAGTTAAAGGCGATTTCATTGACGGGCATTGCGGCAGACGCACAAAACACGTTTAGCCGACAAGTAACGGACGAACATTGGCAAAACTTCGCGTTAAACAGCGACAGTGTGCTGATAGGTCAAGGGATTGCCAACAAGCTTGATATTGAGGTGGACGATACCGTACAGGCACTTATTCCCGTTACCACGAAAGATTTACGCTTTAGCGCACCCACATCAATAACCTTAACCGTTGCAGGCTTTATGCATGTTGGTGGGGAGCTTGATAACCAATTGGGGCTGATGCACCTTGCGAAAGCTACCGCGGCCGCTGGCATAGAGGGCCAAGCATTGGGAATGCGCTTTACATTACACGATCCGTTTTCGGCCTATATCACCATGCGAGATATAGGTTATAGCTACCCTCAAGCAGTCTATATGTCTGACTGGACGCGAACCCAAGGTCATTTGTACAACGACATTCAGCTCGTTCGCACTGTTGTGTATATTGCGTTGGTGCTGGTGATTGCCGTGGCCTGTTTTAATATTGTGTCTTCATTAGTAATGGCGGTACGAGAAAAACAACCTGCCATTGCTATCTTAAAAACCATGGGCGCAACCGATACACTAATCCGGCGCACGTTTATGTTTCAAGGTGTGCTGAATGGACTCATTGGCATAGTGGTAGGGGTAACCCTTGCAATTATTATTGCCCCTAATCTTTCTACTATTGTGAAGTTTTTAGAAGGTGTTTTTGGGGTTGAAGTGTTGTCAGGCGATATTTATTTTATCGACTTTTTACCTTCCGCACTTATGTGGCAAGACGTGGTAGTCACCTGTGTGGTCGCCATCATCATGTCCGTACTAGCAACCTGGTACCCAGCCCATAAAGCGACAAAAGTGTCTCCTTCTCAATCCCTTCATTAA